The following nucleotide sequence is from Flavimarina sp. Hel_I_48.
AGCATCATCCGTTTCAGAAGTTGCGGCTACCGCAGTTCAATCATCTGGTGAAACAAGTATCGCTAAGGGTCTTGCTGGTAAAGCTTCCGGAGTTCAAATCATCAGCTCTTCTGGTGATGCAGGTTCTAGTGCCTTTATACAAATTAGGGGGCAAAGCACAATAACTAGGAGTCTACAGCCTTTGATTGTTGTAGATGGTATACCTATAAGCAACGAAGAAGTAGGTGCAGGTGTAGGGGGAGTTACCCAGCAGTCTCGTTTAGGTGATTTAAACCCTAATGATATTGCTGATGTAAAAATTTTGAAGGGGGCTTCAGCAGCTGCTTTGTGGGGTGCTAGGGCAGGAAATGGAGTTGTAGTAATTACGACCAAAAAAGGTAAAGGCCTAGGAAAAGGTTCCCTGCAAGTTTCTATATCATCAACCGTTAGTTATGATCAGACGAATGATGTATTAGACACCCAAAGCATATTTGGCCAAGGGACTAATGGCTCATTTGCTGGTGGAACACAGGCGAATTCTTGGGGAGACAAAATCAGCCTTCGGTCAGGAGGTCCTGATGAAATTGATGCTAATTCGTCAAACTATTTTGTTGCACGTGATGGCACAACATATTACCCAATTATTTCTAAGAACAGCACAGAAAATTTCAATGACAGCAATTATGACGCCGTAATAAACCAAGGTTTGTACCTTGAAAATAATGTTAGCCTAAGTGGAGCTACTGAATCAGGAAACTATTTTATGAGTGTTAGCGATCTCAAACAGGATGGTATCATTGATGAAAATGATTACAACAGAGTTTCACTACGCTTAAATGGCGAATTTAAACTCAATGATAAAATAAAATTTACAGCTACCTCTACTTACTCTCAAATCAATTCTAATCGTATACAACAAGGATCTAATACGTCAGGATTGTTATTAGGATTATACAGAGGCCCAGCTGATTTTGACATTAGGGACTATATTGGGACACGTTATCAAAATGGTGTTATCAGCACTACAAACAGTCAACGCTCATATAGAAGAGGGTTAGGCACCCTAGATAATGAATCTCCTATTTACAATAATCCATTGTGGACTACAAACATACAGTCAAACCCGAATACTGTTGAACGCTACATAATGGGTGGTCAGTTCAATTATAAAGCAACCGACTGGATGACATTGATTGCGAGGGCTGGACTTGATCATTTTACGGATGAACGTAAAAATTTCTTCCCAAAAAACTCTGCAGAGGCCAATGGAAGTGGAAGTGCTACAGAACGCTTGTATACAAGCACGCAGTCTAACATAGACTTCATTGCTCAAGGCGATCTAGTCTTTTCAGATAGGCTGAGTTTCGGGTATTTAGCAGGTCTAAACTTTAATAGAAGGTTGAATGAGACACGTGGTGGTGGATATACAAACTTCATTTTAGATAGTGATAAATTCTTTTATACAAATGCTGTTATTGCGAATAGATCAACTGTTATAGGCGAGAGCGAAGTCAGAATTACTGCGGGTTACGCACAGGCTAATTTAAGTTTTGACGATTTGCTCTTTCTAAACTTAACAGGTAGGGCAGAGACGGCTTCTACTTATGGAGATGCGAAAACATTCTTCTATCCTTCCGCAGAATTGGGTTTTCAATTCAATAAACTATTTGATGACCAAAGTACATTGTCAAATGGAAAGCTACGTCTTACATTTGGTAAAGTAGGTATTGAACCTGCAGCGTATGCAACAAACACATACTTTGAAAACGCAGATGGAGCAGAAGGATATGGTCCTGCTTATGATGCTGGGGCATATGACGGTTCTTTTGTAAGGAGTACGGTACAAGGCAATGCCAATCTTGAACCAGAGAAAAAAACAGAATACGAAGGAGGTATAGATCTGGGCTTTTTCAATAACAGATTTACTCTTGGGGCTACTTATTACTATAATGAAACTACAGATGCATTATTTACCGTTGCAATTCCCGGAACTACAGGGTTTTCAGGTCGTTATGATAATGCCGCTTCATTACAAAACGAAGGGCTTGAACTTGACCTTAGCATTGATGTAATTAGATCCGAAGATTTTGTTTGGAATGTTTATGGTAATTTTTCAACAAATGAGAATGAGGTAACTTCCTTAACAGGAACTGAGTCACTGTTTTTAAATGGT
It contains:
- a CDS encoding SusC/RagA family TonB-linked outer membrane protein — translated: MALVVQLGFAQIKTITGTVTDDGGVPLPGVNILVKGSSTGTQTDFDGNYSIEASQNSILVFSYVGFQEAEVAVGTSSEIDMELVAGEMLEEVVINALGIEVNRATQASSVSEVAATAVQSSGETSIAKGLAGKASGVQIISSSGDAGSSAFIQIRGQSTITRSLQPLIVVDGIPISNEEVGAGVGGVTQQSRLGDLNPNDIADVKILKGASAAALWGARAGNGVVVITTKKGKGLGKGSLQVSISSTVSYDQTNDVLDTQSIFGQGTNGSFAGGTQANSWGDKISLRSGGPDEIDANSSNYFVARDGTTYYPIISKNSTENFNDSNYDAVINQGLYLENNVSLSGATESGNYFMSVSDLKQDGIIDENDYNRVSLRLNGEFKLNDKIKFTATSTYSQINSNRIQQGSNTSGLLLGLYRGPADFDIRDYIGTRYQNGVISTTNSQRSYRRGLGTLDNESPIYNNPLWTTNIQSNPNTVERYIMGGQFNYKATDWMTLIARAGLDHFTDERKNFFPKNSAEANGSGSATERLYTSTQSNIDFIAQGDLVFSDRLSFGYLAGLNFNRRLNETRGGGYTNFILDSDKFFYTNAVIANRSTVIGESEVRITAGYAQANLSFDDLLFLNLTGRAETASTYGDAKTFFYPSAELGFQFNKLFDDQSTLSNGKLRLTFGKVGIEPAAYATNTYFENADGAEGYGPAYDAGAYDGSFVRSTVQGNANLEPEKKTEYEGGIDLGFFNNRFTLGATYYYNETTDALFTVAIPGTTGFSGRYDNAASLQNEGLELDLSIDVIRSEDFVWNVYGNFSTNENEVTSLTGTESLFLNGFTGVSSRAVEGQPVGVLWGGRYAREDSGSLILDDLGFPTVALTEGVIGDPNPDWRAGIGTSFSFKGFTISTLFDASVGGDVWDGTNGALNNFGRTPETANEVTVSAADAETIIAANGATLASRPQAVVNADGSYTIRGNIRDFGAGPRLLDQAYYTGIGGGFGPVGEQFIYDGSWVKWRQLTLSYNFVNQKLKETLGLKNIELSLTGRNLLYWSKHDFGQDPESNLTGASNGRGLQYFNNPNTRSYLGTLTINF